The following are encoded together in the Tripterygium wilfordii isolate XIE 37 chromosome 18, ASM1340144v1, whole genome shotgun sequence genome:
- the LOC119983663 gene encoding cytochrome b-c1 complex subunit 6-like: MADEEPVDPKKYLEEACKPKCVKPLLEYQACIKRIRGDESGTKHCTGQYFDYWSCVDKCVAPKLFSKVK; the protein is encoded by the exons GGCAGACGAGGAACCTGTTGATCCGAAGAAGTATCTTGAAGAGGCCTGCAAGCCTAAGTGTGTGAAACCATTGCTTGAATATCAG GCCTGCATCAAGAGGATCCGAGGAGATGAGTCCGGGACCAAGCATTGCACTGGACAGTATTTTGATTATTGGTCTTGTGTCGACAAATGC GTTGCACCGAAGCTATTTTCAAAAGTGAAGTGA
- the LOC119984607 gene encoding bifunctional riboflavin biosynthesis protein RIBA 1, chloroplastic-like, which produces MAAINTSCPSTTTRATAAAAALSCRRAKNLNFLHGLRDVNSIFGSGYASKSSFIQLASKLPFCAKDFGKTKAVSKTGDDLLSYSNENGHAATSEPGVQLQPDATAAFGLLTADTAPTSFPIVNDDLDHPTKGFSSIPEAIEDIRHGKMVIVVDDEDRENEGDLIMAAELATPEAMAFIVKHGTGIICVSMKSEDLERLKLPLMVTEKENDESLSTAFTITVDAKHGTTTGVSAQDRATTVLGLASQDSKAEDFNRPGHIFPLRYREGGVLKRAGHTEASVDLAVLAGLKPVGVLCEIVDDDGSMARLPKLREFAQRENLKIISIADLIRYRRKTDKLVDFAGNARIPTMWGPFTAYCYRSILDGIEHIVMVKGDVGDGQDILVRVHSECLTGDIFGSKRCDCGSQLALAMKKIEAAGRGVVVYLRGHEGRGIGLGHKLRAYTLQDAGRDTVEANEELGLPVDSREYGIGAQMLRDLGVRTMKLMTNNPSKYIGLKGYGLEIVSRVPLVTPITKENQRYLETKRAKMGHVYGLEFDGRFSNLIGQASVNTPSGAV; this is translated from the exons ATGGCCGCCATCAATACCTCCTGTCCCTCAACAACAACAAgagcaacagcagcagcagcagctctcTCTTGCCGACG AGCCAAAAACTTGAACTTCCTGCATGGATTACGTGATGTAAATTCAATTTTTGGAAGTGGATATGCATCAAAGTCGAGCTTCATCCAGCTGGCTAGCAAATTACCATTTTGTGCAAAGGATTTTGGAAAAACTAAAGCAGTGTCGAAAACTGGGGATGACCTGCTGTCCTATTCGAATGAAAATGGCCATGCAGCAACAAGTGAACCTGGGGTACAGCTACAGCCTGATGCAACAGCAGCATTTGGATTACTCACAGCAGATACAGCTCCCACAAGTTTTCCCATTGTTAATGATGACTTGGATCATCCCACAAAAGGCTTTTCTTCTATCCCTGAGGCCATTGAAGACATTCGCCATGGAAAG ATGGTGATAGTAGTAGATGATGAGGACAGAGAAAATGAAGGAGATCTGATAATGGCAGCAGAACTTGCTACTCCAGAAGCCATGGCTTTTATTGTGAAGCATGGAACTGGGATTATTTGTGTGAGCATGAAATCGGAAGATCTGGAAAGATTGAAACTTCCCTTGATGGTAACCGAGAAGGAAAATGATGAGAGTCTCTCTACTGCGTTTACCATAACAGTG GATGCAAAACATGGTACAACCACAGGGGTGTCTGCGCAAGACAGGGCAACAACAGTGTTGGGTCTTGCTTCACAAGATTCAAAAGCTGAGGATTTCAACCGTCCAGGGCATATTTTTCCATTGAGGTACAGGGAGGGTGGCGTTTTGAAAAGAGCTGGACATACAGAAGCTTCTGTTGATCTTGCCGTACTAGCTGGTTTAAAGCCTGTTGGGGTTCTGTGTGAAATTGTGGATGATGATGGCTCCATGGCTAGGTTACCAAAGCTTCGTGAATTTGCTCAAAGAGAGAACTTGAAGATTATATCAATTGCAGATTTGATCAG GTATAGGAGGAAGACAGATAAATTAGTAGATTTTGCTGGTAATGCAAGGATACCTACAATGTGGGGCCCATTCACAGCGTACTGCTATCGATCAATCTTAGATGGGATTGAGCATATTGTAATGGTTAAG GGTGATGTTGGAGATGGGCAAGATATTCTTGTGAGGGTACATTCAGAGTGCCTTACAGGAGACATTTTTGGATCCAAAAGATGTGACTGTGGGAGCCAGCTTGCACTTGCAATGAAGAAAATTGAGGCTGCAGGAAGGGGTGTGGTGGTATATCTCCGTGGGCATGAAGGAAGAGGAATTGGTTTGGGCCATAAGCTCCGTGCTTATACCCTCCAGGATGCTGGGCGTGATACGGTAGAAGCAAATGAGGAGTTGGGATTGCCCGTAGATTCACGAGAATATGGCATTGGTGCTCAG ATGCTAAGGGACTTGGGAGTTCGAACAATGAAGTTGATGACAAACAATCCTTCAAAATATATTGGGCTCAAGGGTTATGGTTTAGAAATTGTAAGCAGAGTCCCACTTGTGACTCCTATCACCAAGGAAAACCAGAGATACCTGGAGACAAAACGTGCTAAAATGGGGCATGTCTATGGATTAGAATTTGATGGTCGCTTCAGTAATCTCATCGGTCAAGCGAGTGTTAACACTCCATCAGGTGCTGTCTAA
- the LOC119983942 gene encoding uncharacterized protein LOC119983942 isoform X2, with translation MANSWCYPDIYLWLQNLPIITQWNSNSMSICICSSSNPPLNLSVNKNVQSSSTISFSIVADFTVPIFLWSSKPIKIDTKSLKLLENYSISSLLINIIEDVLSYSSKTCTSLPRIPKLDSISNFGDVFNQAFLTLTFLICTYEAPESIRVACLNNIKNQLTNCQLRGASKSLMKYLGSNIEEKWMRSLNLAITNWIVELKATNQTPRSSSAMFSYAVSRLGLWKVQLYCPVMAMDIESSSSSADDRLLFSLKYHQLEGVIQLNHKVTVHETWIDVMVKIDNIRTLMAERGVGVEEKHFPSRISLRLTPVLQSNIFSVSVSKSSDNPRREVGTEKSIEASFDPPNTYIGFNVSAGETMTMSLKPWKFEESVNGYSGMLNWFLHDSVDGREVFSTKPSKMSLRNPKAWFKDRYSSAYRPFTRQGGVVFAGDEYGERVHWKVDKSVIGMKMEWEIKGWIWLTYLPNKYRTFYNETRKLEFKEILYLTIA, from the exons ATGGCTAACTCTTGGTGCTACCCTGATATATATCTTTGGCTTCAAAACCTCCCAATAATCACACAATGGAACTCAAATTCCATGTCAATATGCATATGTTCTTCATCCAATCCACCTCTCAATCTCTCTGTGAACAAAAACGTTCAGTCATCGTCCACCATCTCCTTCTCTATAGTAGCGGATTTCACTGTCCCCATCTTTCTTTGGTCctcaaaaccaatcaaaatcgACACCAAATCATTGAAACTCCTCGAAAATTATTCGATTTCGAGTCTCTTAATCAATATCATTGAGGATGTACTAAGCTATAGCTCAAAAACATGCACTTCTCTCCCCAGAATCCCAAAACTGGATTCCATATCCAATTTTGGAGATGTCTTCAATCAAGCATTTCTTACACTCACATTCTTGATATGCACGTATGAAGCCCCTGAGAGTATTAGGGTAGCTTGTCTTAACAACATTAAGAATCAACTGACAAATTGTCAATTAAGAGGAGCATCAAAGTCGTTGATGAAGTATTTGGGGTCCAACATTGAAGAGAAATGGATGAGGTCTTTAAATCTTGCTATCACTAACTGGATTGTGGAGCTTAaagcaacaaatcaaacaccCAGGTCTTCATCAGCTATGTTTTCTTATGCAGTTTCGAGGCTCGGGTTATGGAAAGTTCAGCTTTACTGTCCTGTAATGGCAATGGACATTGAGAGCTCAAGCAGTTCGGCCGATGATAGacttcttttctctctcaaatACCATCAACTTGAAGGTGTCATTCAGTTGAACCACAAAGTCACTGTTCATGAGACGTGGATTGATGTCATGGTGAAGATAGATAATATAAG AACTCTCATGGCAGAAAGAGGAGTTGGGGTTGAAGAAAAACACTTCCCATCAAGAATATCATTGCGGCTCACTCCAGTGCTTCAATCCAACATTTTCAGTGTCTCCGTAAGCAAATCTTCGGACAACCCGCGAAGAGAGGTTGGCACAGAGAAAAGCATTGAGGCATCTTTTGATCCTCCAAACACTTACATAGGATTCAAT GTATCTGCAGGAGAGACCATGACAATGAGCTTGAAGCCATGGAAGTTTGAGGAGTCTGTGAATGGCTATAGTGGGATGCTGAATTGGTTTCTTCATGATAGTGTAGATGGAAGAGAGGTTTTCTccacaaaaccttcaaagatGTCTCTGCGCAACCCTAAAGCTTGGTTCAAAGACAGGTACTCTAGTGCTTATAGGCCTTTTACCAGACAAGGTGGGGTGGTGTTTGCTGGTGATGAGTATGGAGAACGTGTGCATTGGAAGGTTGATAAGAGCGTTATAGGAATGAAAATGGAGTGGGAGATTAAAGGGTGGATCTGGTTAACGTATTTGCCAAATAAATACAGGACATTCTACAATGAGACTCGAAAGCTCGAATTCAAGGAAATCCTCTATCTCACAATCGCTTAA
- the LOC119983942 gene encoding uncharacterized protein LOC119983942 isoform X1, producing the protein MANSWCYPDIYLWLQNLPIITQWNSNSMSICICSSSNPPLNLSVNKNVQSSSTISFSIVADFTVPIFLWSSKPIKIDTKSLKLLENYSISSLLINIIEDVLSYSSKTCTSLPRIPKLDSISNFGDVFNQAFLTLTFLICTYEAPESIRVACLNNIKNQLTNCQLRGASKSLMKYLGSNIEEKWMRSLNLAITNWIVELKATNQTPRSSSAMFSYAVSRLGLWKVQLYCPVMAMDIESSSSSADDRLLFSLKYHQLEGVIQLNHKVTVHETWIDVMVKIDNIRCDVIELVNRTLMAERGVGVEEKHFPSRISLRLTPVLQSNIFSVSVSKSSDNPRREVGTEKSIEASFDPPNTYIGFNVSAGETMTMSLKPWKFEESVNGYSGMLNWFLHDSVDGREVFSTKPSKMSLRNPKAWFKDRYSSAYRPFTRQGGVVFAGDEYGERVHWKVDKSVIGMKMEWEIKGWIWLTYLPNKYRTFYNETRKLEFKEILYLTIA; encoded by the exons ATGGCTAACTCTTGGTGCTACCCTGATATATATCTTTGGCTTCAAAACCTCCCAATAATCACACAATGGAACTCAAATTCCATGTCAATATGCATATGTTCTTCATCCAATCCACCTCTCAATCTCTCTGTGAACAAAAACGTTCAGTCATCGTCCACCATCTCCTTCTCTATAGTAGCGGATTTCACTGTCCCCATCTTTCTTTGGTCctcaaaaccaatcaaaatcgACACCAAATCATTGAAACTCCTCGAAAATTATTCGATTTCGAGTCTCTTAATCAATATCATTGAGGATGTACTAAGCTATAGCTCAAAAACATGCACTTCTCTCCCCAGAATCCCAAAACTGGATTCCATATCCAATTTTGGAGATGTCTTCAATCAAGCATTTCTTACACTCACATTCTTGATATGCACGTATGAAGCCCCTGAGAGTATTAGGGTAGCTTGTCTTAACAACATTAAGAATCAACTGACAAATTGTCAATTAAGAGGAGCATCAAAGTCGTTGATGAAGTATTTGGGGTCCAACATTGAAGAGAAATGGATGAGGTCTTTAAATCTTGCTATCACTAACTGGATTGTGGAGCTTAaagcaacaaatcaaacaccCAGGTCTTCATCAGCTATGTTTTCTTATGCAGTTTCGAGGCTCGGGTTATGGAAAGTTCAGCTTTACTGTCCTGTAATGGCAATGGACATTGAGAGCTCAAGCAGTTCGGCCGATGATAGacttcttttctctctcaaatACCATCAACTTGAAGGTGTCATTCAGTTGAACCACAAAGTCACTGTTCATGAGACGTGGATTGATGTCATGGTGAAGATAGATAATATAAG GTGTGATGTTATTGAACTGGTGAATAGAACTCTCATGGCAGAAAGAGGAGTTGGGGTTGAAGAAAAACACTTCCCATCAAGAATATCATTGCGGCTCACTCCAGTGCTTCAATCCAACATTTTCAGTGTCTCCGTAAGCAAATCTTCGGACAACCCGCGAAGAGAGGTTGGCACAGAGAAAAGCATTGAGGCATCTTTTGATCCTCCAAACACTTACATAGGATTCAAT GTATCTGCAGGAGAGACCATGACAATGAGCTTGAAGCCATGGAAGTTTGAGGAGTCTGTGAATGGCTATAGTGGGATGCTGAATTGGTTTCTTCATGATAGTGTAGATGGAAGAGAGGTTTTCTccacaaaaccttcaaagatGTCTCTGCGCAACCCTAAAGCTTGGTTCAAAGACAGGTACTCTAGTGCTTATAGGCCTTTTACCAGACAAGGTGGGGTGGTGTTTGCTGGTGATGAGTATGGAGAACGTGTGCATTGGAAGGTTGATAAGAGCGTTATAGGAATGAAAATGGAGTGGGAGATTAAAGGGTGGATCTGGTTAACGTATTTGCCAAATAAATACAGGACATTCTACAATGAGACTCGAAAGCTCGAATTCAAGGAAATCCTCTATCTCACAATCGCTTAA